The following coding sequences lie in one Rutidosis leptorrhynchoides isolate AG116_Rl617_1_P2 chromosome 4, CSIRO_AGI_Rlap_v1, whole genome shotgun sequence genomic window:
- the LOC139841316 gene encoding uncharacterized protein encodes MHWVRWDQVIAPLEYGGLGIGGLQAFNQALTLKWVWRFVKYPDSKWAKIIRALYGEKAGLDGNILRGSSVWCSIVKLFYKVKSGGVIPNNILRVKIGNGRNTRFWVDNWKRDGTLKDKYKRIYHLKRNKNCTIADRFVNIEWKWEWVREHISTRNSSMLSSLMTDLYGIACNDDNDAWEWSICDDGYYKVNQTRSFIDNSYLHDAKINTRWCKLIPRKVNIFAWRVMLNRLPTHLNLSTMGMVLDHLSCVLCGCHSESISHVLFECPIAQEL; translated from the coding sequence ATGCATTGGGTAAGGTGGGATCAAGTAATTGCGCCCTTAGAGTATGGCGGCTTGGGAATTGGTGGATTACAGGCATTTAACCAAGCACTTACTCTCAAATGGGTGTGGCGGTTTGTTAAGTACCCGGACTCAAAGTGGGCTAAGATAATTCGTGCTTTATATGGTGAGAAAGCGGGTCTAGATGGTAACATATTACGTGGATCTAGTGTGTGGTGTTCCATTGTTAAACTTTTTTATAAAGTAAAAAGTGGTGGTGTCATCCCGAATAATATTCTTCGGGTCAAGATTGGTAATGGTCGTAACACTAGGTTTTGGGTGGACAATTGGAAAAGAGATGGAACTCTCAAAGATAAATACAAAAGGATTTATCATTTGAAAAGAAACAAAAACTGCACGATAGCCGATCGATTCGTAAACATAGAATGGAAATGGGAGTGGGTACGGGAGCATATTAGCACAAGAAATTCAAGTATGTTATCATCCCTAATGACAGATCTGTACGGTATTGCTTGCAACGATGATAACGATGCATGGGAGTGGAGTATTtgtgatgatggttattataaggTTAATCAAACGCGATCATTCATTGATAATAGTTATCTTCATGATGCCAAAATAAACACTAGATGGTGCAAGCTTATCCCACGAAAGGTAAATATTTTTGCTTGGAGGGTTATGTTAAATCGATTACCAACACATTTGAATTTATCGACAATGGGCATGGTATTAGATCATCTGAGCTGTGTTTTATGCGGTTGCCATTCGGAATCGATTAGTCACGTTCTGTTCGAGTGTCCTATCGCACAAGAACTGTGA